The window AACTTTATGAGATAGAAACCAAACAATTAAAAAGGGCTGTTAGGAGAAACATCAATAGATTTCCTGAAGATTTCATGTTTGAACTGAGCCTAGAAGAATTTAATGACTTGAGGAGCCAATTTGGCACCTCAAGTTGGGGTGGCCCCAGATATATCCCTATGGCTTTCACAGAACATGGAGTTATTATGCTAGCCAGTGTTTTAAACAGCGAAAGGGCTATTCAGGTGAATATTCAAATAGTGAGAGTGTTCACCAAAATGCGTGAGATATTAAACTCTCATAACGAATTATTGCTTAAGCTTGAGAAAAT is drawn from Bacteroidales bacterium and contains these coding sequences:
- a CDS encoding ORF6N domain-containing protein, translated to MANSDNNTMIPDEVIMKKIYLLRGSKVMMDRDLAELYEIETKQLKRAVRRNINRFPEDFMFELSLEEFNDLRSQFGTSSWGGPRYIPMAFTEHGVIMLASVLNSERAIQVNIQIVRVFTKMREILNSHNELLLKLEK